The following proteins are encoded in a genomic region of Channa argus isolate prfri chromosome 3, Channa argus male v1.0, whole genome shotgun sequence:
- the tmem178a gene encoding transmembrane protein 178A, with product MLSNGNSCGNRANGRSGTCSGTGSGSVHGPNMERAQPVTVTVSAVSLALSVLSLLLLVTAISTDHWYETDTRRHKDNCDRHGSDSNDQKNREMPIYHLPLVDTGSGGARQRDVALMKPVHVGSREEELLENWRAILGMGILETECGRPLFSTHSGLWRKCYFKSLDPDIDKLIDRGIADRCTAVKYHFSQPIRLRNIPLNLTRTIQQDEWHLLHLRRITAGFLGMAAAVLLCGSIVASVGFFWEESLTQHVSGLLFLMAGIFCTISLCTYAASVTYDLSRNPPFIYGLPADVDHGYGWSICCAWASLGLTVASGCLGTTFPFLSRAGALRSKTARESSV from the exons ATGCTCAGTAACGGAAACAGCTGCGGGAACCGAGCGAACGGCAGATCCGGGACCTGCTCCGGGACCGGGAGTGGCTCGGTCCATGGTCCCAACATGGAGAGAGCGCAGCCGGTGACGGTGACGGTGTCCGCGGTGAGCCTGGCGCTCAGCGTGctgtccctgctgctgctggtcacCGCCATCTCCACCGACCACTGGTACGAGACCGATACCCGGAGACACAAGGACAACTGCGACCGACACGGATCTGACTCCAATGACCAGAAGAACAGGGAGATGCCCATTTACCACCTGCCGCTAGTGGACACGGGCAGCGGCGGGGCGCGGCAGCGGGACGTGGCGCTGATGAAGCCCGTACATGTgggcagcagagaggaggagctgCTGGAGAACTGGCGGGCCATCCTGGGGATGGGCATTTTGGAGACCGAGTGCGGCAGGCCGCTGTTCTCCACACACTCCGGCCTCTGGAGGAAGTGCTACTTCAAGAGCCTGGACCCGGACATCGACAAGCTCATTGACCGGG GTATTGCAGATCGCTGCACAGCTGTAAAATATCACTTCTCTCAGCCAATCAGACTGAGGAACATCCCCCTGAACCTGACCAGGACCATCCAGCAGGACGAATGGCACCTGCTCc ACCTGCGAAGGATCACAGCTGGCTTCCTGGGCATGGCGGCGGCCGTCCTGCTCTGTGGCAGCATTGTTGCCTCAGTTGGATTCTTCTGGGAGGAGAGTTTGACGCAGCATGTATCCGGGCTGCTCTTCCTCATGGCAG GGATCTTCTGCACCATCTCTCTGTGCACCTACGCAGCCAGTGTGACCTACGACTTGTCCAGGAACCCCCCCTTCATCTACGGGCTGCCAGCTGACGTGGACCACGGTTATGGATGGTCTATCTGCTGCGCATGGGCCAGTCTAGGTCTGACTGTAGCATCTGGCTGCCTTGGGACCACCTTCCCCTTCCTGAGCCGAGCCGGAGCTCTGCGATCCAAAACAGCCCGTGAATCCTCGGTCTAA